ACTGCGCGACGATCAAGCCGCCGGTCGCCGGGCCGCAGAGGATCTCAGTCTTGAGGTCGCGGACGGCGGCGGCTAGTAACTGCGTGAGCTGCCGGACTCGCTGTAAGTCGACGAAGATCGCGTCTTTGTCGACCCAGCCGCTGCCGTGATCGCCGGAGATGTACACGAAGTGATCGTCGGCGAGCAGCGCTCGGCACTCGACGAGCATCTGTTGCGTTTCAGCGGCGGCCTGCGCGGCGTCTGATTGATCTGGCATGAAAAGCTCGAAGAGTGCGTGGAGTGATTGAAGGTCATTCTAACAAGCGAGAGCCTGCCCGTTTCCAAGCCGGCGCCGGCTACTTCCAGCGCCGGCGAACGAGCGCGGCAATCGCCAGCGGTACCGCAATGCTCGCGGCAAGTGCGATAGGGAGCCAGCCTCCCGAAGCGGCTTGAACGCCAAGGACCGAGTACCCCGCGGCGATCGCGATATTGCTGACGACGACCGGCGGCAGGAAGGTTCGCCACGACATTTGCAGCGCTCCGAGTACCAAGGCCGCCGCTTCGGCGATGATCGGCAGCGGTCGCGTGAATGCGAGTACCCACGGGCCGTGCTCCTGGCACGCGCGATCGGCGTCGGCGAGGGCTGCCGGCGAGGCGAAGCGCTCCGCCAGCGGTCTGCCC
This sequence is a window from Lacipirellula parvula. Protein-coding genes within it:
- a CDS encoding TVP38/TMEM64 family protein; protein product: MIDRSLLKPLLLVTVVLVLPLAILAFHGEAYADALQKWRDDPPPRPMLALAVVAILASDVLLPIPSGPVSTLAGSQLGFALGTAASALGMTLGAAIAFALARRWGRPLAERFASPAALADADRACQEHGPWVLAFTRPLPIIAEAAALVLGALQMSWRTFLPPVVVSNIAIAAGYSVLGVQAASGGWLPIALAASIAVPLAIAALVRRRWK